The Deltaproteobacteria bacterium genome contains a region encoding:
- a CDS encoding cytochrome C oxidase subunit IV family protein gives MSEEHAHAGTGHDDHGHHDHSAHYFSVFKLLVIFFIISFIGPFIADFMTEQLGVPHIVGFLLTMITAFGVAFLKARLVIVHFMHLPQEKPYIGYILQTCLVLIAIFIAGVMVDVLNHEGQNWTNDSAKAAVENGKAALEALKAGKH, from the coding sequence ATGTCTGAAGAACATGCGCATGCAGGCACTGGTCACGACGACCATGGACATCACGACCATTCGGCCCATTACTTCTCAGTATTTAAGCTTTTGGTCATCTTTTTCATCATCAGCTTCATTGGTCCGTTTATCGCGGATTTTATGACTGAGCAGTTGGGCGTCCCTCATATTGTTGGCTTTCTCTTAACGATGATCACAGCTTTTGGTGTGGCGTTCTTGAAGGCGCGGCTGGTTATCGTCCATTTCATGCACCTCCCTCAGGAAAAGCCTTATATTGGCTACATCCTGCAGACATGTTTGGTGCTTATTGCAATTTTTATTGCCGGAGTAATGGTAGATGTCCTAAACCATGAAGGACAGAACTGGACAAACGATTCAGCGAAGGCTGCCGTCGAAAATGGCAAAGCAGCACTCGAGGCCCTTAAGGCTGGAAAACACTAA
- a CDS encoding cytochrome oxidase subunit III — MGHAKPIATDRSVTGMPTGRLAVWWVVASEIVIFGGVLGSYLIHRIGHPEFGLDAIHTNVWAGGFNTMVLLTSSYCAVLAHNAAEQGDGKKAAKLLWLTVLGGFMFLCVKSYEWNHEIELGYTITAGMFWSFYYIAAGIHGLHVIAGMCLMIWIAGQARRGEELQRVELIGIYWHFVDLVWIFLFPLLYIAK; from the coding sequence ATGGGACACGCAAAACCAATTGCTACAGATCGTAGCGTTACGGGAATGCCAACAGGACGACTTGCCGTTTGGTGGGTCGTTGCATCGGAAATCGTTATCTTCGGCGGTGTTCTGGGGTCGTACCTGATTCACCGAATCGGACACCCAGAGTTTGGCCTGGATGCGATTCATACCAATGTGTGGGCTGGTGGCTTCAACACGATGGTTCTTCTTACGTCCAGCTACTGCGCGGTATTGGCTCACAATGCAGCGGAACAGGGCGACGGCAAGAAGGCGGCGAAGCTACTCTGGTTAACGGTCCTCGGCGGATTCATGTTCCTCTGCGTAAAGAGTTACGAGTGGAATCACGAGATCGAACTTGGTTACACCATAACAGCTGGCATGTTTTGGTCTTTCTACTATATCGCAGCAGGTATTCACGGACTTCACGTCATCGCCGGTATGTGTCTTATGATTTGGATTGCTGGCCAGGCTCGGCGCGGCGAAGAACTCCAGCGAGTAGAACTTATTGGTATCTACTGGCACTTTGTCGACTTGGTGTGGATTTTCCTCTTTCCGCTACTCTATATCGCGAAATAA
- a CDS encoding cytochrome c oxidase subunit I, producing the protein MSEAAHDHHEEPGFISKYFFPLDHKIIAMQYLFTGMAMAVIGGFFVYVFRMQLAFPGASVPGFGVVSPAEYNSLVTNHGTIMIFWVAMPVLIAAFGNFLIPLMLGCDDMVFPRINRLSYQIFLLSSLVLIASFFVEGGGFGGAWTAYPPLSAQSQYNLTPLGSTLWVVAVGLEFIAFLLGGINFIVTTMNSRAPGMKFSDIPMVVWMIIIASILFLASVGPLLAGAVMLIFDQTVGTGFFNPDMGGDPVLWQHLFWFFGHPEVYVVLLPAMGIVAEIISVFSRKKLFGYKTILYTAIATGVLSFTVWAHHQFVSGIDPRMANVFTVTTLLISVPIAEMVFVYIATLFGGSITFTTPMLWALSFIAEFLIGGVTGIFLGASGADIYLHDTYFVIAHFHYTFFPIAFIGSFAGITYWFPKMFGRMLDETLGKIHFWGTVISLNCIFIPLFFIGVAGQHRRIYNFQHFPELATPDLQNIRVFATTALVVMILFQFVFFANIIKSWLFGEKAGKNPWNANTLEWVAASPPPHGNFPEMPTCYRGPYEYSVEGRESDFWPQNEPA; encoded by the coding sequence ATGAGCGAAGCGGCCCACGACCATCACGAAGAACCGGGATTCATCTCGAAGTATTTCTTCCCCCTAGACCATAAGATTATCGCGATGCAGTACCTTTTTACGGGTATGGCCATGGCGGTTATTGGTGGCTTTTTTGTCTACGTTTTTAGAATGCAGCTGGCTTTCCCAGGGGCAAGCGTTCCAGGCTTCGGCGTTGTTTCACCGGCTGAGTACAACTCGCTGGTAACCAACCACGGGACGATTATGATTTTCTGGGTGGCAATGCCTGTCCTGATTGCGGCATTCGGGAACTTCTTAATCCCGCTGATGCTCGGTTGCGATGATATGGTTTTCCCGAGAATCAACCGGCTTTCGTATCAGATCTTCTTGTTAAGTTCGTTGGTGCTGATTGCTTCATTCTTTGTTGAAGGCGGCGGCTTCGGAGGCGCGTGGACAGCATATCCTCCGCTCTCAGCGCAATCGCAATACAACCTCACACCCTTGGGCTCCACGCTCTGGGTGGTGGCAGTAGGGCTCGAATTCATAGCCTTTCTGCTCGGCGGGATTAACTTCATCGTAACAACCATGAACTCTCGTGCACCTGGCATGAAATTCAGCGACATCCCAATGGTTGTTTGGATGATTATCATCGCCAGCATCCTGTTTCTCGCATCTGTCGGACCACTTTTGGCCGGCGCGGTCATGCTGATCTTCGACCAAACCGTTGGTACTGGCTTTTTCAATCCCGACATGGGCGGTGACCCTGTACTTTGGCAGCACCTGTTCTGGTTCTTCGGACACCCGGAAGTTTACGTTGTGCTACTTCCTGCAATGGGTATTGTTGCTGAGATTATCTCGGTTTTCTCTCGCAAGAAGCTTTTTGGCTACAAGACGATTCTTTACACGGCAATCGCAACAGGCGTGCTTAGCTTTACAGTTTGGGCTCACCACCAGTTCGTTTCCGGCATCGACCCAAGAATGGCCAATGTATTTACGGTGACAACATTACTTATTTCGGTTCCGATTGCTGAAATGGTATTCGTCTACATCGCCACACTCTTTGGTGGGTCGATAACGTTTACGACACCCATGCTTTGGGCGTTGTCCTTTATCGCCGAATTCTTGATTGGCGGCGTGACGGGAATCTTCCTGGGCGCAAGCGGTGCTGATATTTATCTTCACGATACGTATTTCGTCATAGCCCACTTTCACTACACGTTCTTCCCGATTGCCTTTATCGGCTCGTTCGCAGGGATTACGTACTGGTTCCCGAAAATGTTCGGGCGTATGCTAGATGAGACGCTAGGCAAGATTCACTTCTGGGGCACGGTTATTTCCTTGAACTGCATCTTTATCCCGCTCTTCTTCATCGGTGTTGCTGGGCAACATCGCCGAATTTACAACTTTCAGCACTTCCCAGAGCTGGCCACACCGGATCTTCAAAACATCCGTGTCTTCGCCACGACTGCTCTCGTTGTAATGATTTTGTTCCAATTCGTATTCTTCGCCAACATCATTAAGAGTTGGTTGTTTGGTGAGAAGGCGGGCAAAAACCCATGGAACGCGAATACGCTTGAATGGGTCGCAGCATCACCGCCTCCGCATGGCAATTTCCCAGAAATGCCAACGTGTTATCGCGGGCCTTACGAATACAGTGTTGAAGGTCGGGAATCCGACTTCTGGCCTCAGAACGAACCTGCTTAA
- a CDS encoding SCO family protein: MRYAFTVVGLIVLMFYVAASELKQLPDYGAVPKWSFVNQDGKEFGTMDLYGKPWVANFLFTSCPRACPLLAQSTKQLQDRMQVWMPKEGPAPAAIVSFTVDPLTDTAERLKIFGTTFGADNRIWQFARGEYDEMESLVTEGFHQALFRKDRGEAPENSPDPAQTKPTPFDTAHSVHFALVDATGRIRGFYEQDAASLDLLDEAIQRLSP, translated from the coding sequence ATGAGATATGCATTCACAGTTGTCGGCCTTATCGTGCTGATGTTTTATGTTGCGGCCAGTGAACTGAAGCAGCTTCCAGATTATGGTGCTGTGCCCAAATGGTCATTTGTTAACCAAGACGGTAAAGAGTTCGGCACAATGGATTTGTACGGCAAGCCGTGGGTAGCCAACTTCCTCTTTACGTCTTGCCCGCGGGCCTGCCCTCTGCTCGCGCAATCTACGAAGCAGCTCCAGGATAGAATGCAGGTATGGATGCCTAAAGAAGGACCCGCGCCCGCTGCTATTGTATCCTTCACCGTCGATCCCCTGACGGACACGGCTGAGCGTCTTAAGATATTTGGAACGACGTTCGGGGCTGATAATCGGATCTGGCAATTCGCGCGTGGTGAATATGACGAAATGGAAAGTCTTGTGACGGAAGGATTTCACCAGGCCTTATTTCGCAAAGACCGAGGCGAAGCGCCTGAGAATAGCCCTGATCCGGCTCAGACCAAACCGACCCCATTTGATACGGCCCACAGCGTGCATTTTGCCTTGGTTGATGCCACGGGTCGAATTCGAGGCTTCTACGAGCAAGATGCAGCGTCCCTCGACCTATTGGACGAAGCCATCCAGCGGCTAAGCCCTTAG
- a CDS encoding PAS domain S-box protein — translation MTDQKIPDSMNPRLVQLGRIVDELVGRYRPAGAQEGRDNGDVLDGALNGLKALQEMDVLRQLPTSRFQEILTSAVSTEWYDNILNAIAEVLIVIGRTGRIQSANPAAQVFLGYSVEQIEGMFFRDVLSGKTPSMDSLLAERCGVPNGSQPVRTFYRHADGSQLPVDFSSSPICDDEGNLRAVVCMARDVRSRIQTEHRLRDSEERYALAARGANDGLWEWNSRTDVNYYSPRFAELLHYPNAVVPHEIKLVEELVHPDDRERVREALTRYSDSEPFDVECRLRAFAGDYRFFSLRGLGVWNTEREITRMVGSVRDITERRQTEELRNRFIERVISAEDAERRRIARELHDETGQSLTSVMVGLKAIESSIEPTEARNRVAHIRSLVGRTLEEVGRLARGLHPSVLDDLGFATAIGRYASEYSKAHRVMVDVHLRGVDAENRLPLVVETTLYRILQEALTNIAKHAEATTASIIVERQGSKVRAIIEDDGRGFDLSESEGVTTLDMSHGLGLHGIRERAALLKGWVTVESTPGMGTTLYVHLPIPELDTSTADLAGDQDISTNSSADDG, via the coding sequence ATGACCGACCAGAAAATTCCAGACTCAATGAATCCCCGGCTGGTCCAATTGGGCCGCATTGTGGACGAGCTGGTGGGCCGATACAGGCCCGCAGGGGCCCAGGAGGGTCGAGATAACGGAGATGTTCTTGATGGCGCACTCAATGGGCTTAAGGCGCTCCAGGAGATGGATGTGCTGCGGCAACTACCTACCTCGCGATTTCAGGAGATTTTAACGTCTGCTGTCTCAACGGAGTGGTACGACAACATTCTTAATGCCATTGCCGAGGTATTGATCGTTATTGGGCGAACTGGGCGCATTCAATCCGCAAATCCAGCAGCTCAGGTGTTTCTAGGTTATTCTGTCGAACAAATTGAAGGCATGTTCTTTCGCGATGTGCTCTCGGGTAAAACACCTTCTATGGATAGTTTACTGGCAGAGAGGTGCGGCGTTCCGAATGGTAGCCAACCGGTTCGTACGTTTTATCGCCATGCCGATGGCAGCCAGCTTCCCGTCGATTTTTCCAGTTCACCAATCTGTGATGACGAAGGAAACCTTCGTGCAGTGGTCTGCATGGCGCGAGACGTTCGCAGCCGCATACAGACAGAACATAGGCTACGGGACAGTGAAGAGCGTTATGCCTTGGCCGCCCGCGGTGCAAACGATGGTCTCTGGGAATGGAACAGCCGAACAGACGTCAACTACTACTCACCTCGCTTCGCGGAGCTCCTTCATTACCCGAACGCTGTGGTACCACACGAAATTAAGCTCGTAGAAGAACTTGTCCACCCGGATGACCGTGAACGGGTCCGCGAGGCCCTTACGCGTTACAGCGACAGCGAACCGTTTGATGTTGAATGCCGGCTTCGTGCATTCGCGGGTGATTACCGTTTCTTTAGTCTTCGGGGCCTTGGTGTCTGGAATACCGAACGCGAGATCACGCGAATGGTTGGTTCAGTTCGGGACATTACTGAGCGGCGGCAAACCGAGGAACTACGAAATCGATTCATTGAGCGAGTTATTTCAGCAGAAGACGCCGAGCGGCGACGAATAGCCAGAGAGCTCCACGATGAAACCGGTCAATCGCTCACCAGTGTCATGGTCGGACTCAAGGCAATTGAGTCGTCGATTGAGCCAACCGAAGCCCGAAACAGGGTCGCGCATATCCGCTCACTGGTTGGTCGAACCTTGGAGGAGGTCGGCCGTTTGGCCCGTGGTCTTCACCCAAGCGTTCTGGACGATTTAGGCTTTGCCACCGCGATTGGGCGTTACGCCTCTGAATACAGCAAAGCTCACCGGGTGATGGTTGATGTCCACTTACGTGGCGTCGATGCCGAAAACCGCTTGCCGCTGGTGGTTGAAACAACTTTGTACCGCATTCTCCAGGAGGCTCTGACCAATATAGCCAAGCACGCTGAAGCGACGACGGCGAGCATCATCGTTGAGCGTCAGGGTTCCAAGGTTCGCGCCATTATCGAAGATGACGGCCGAGGTTTCGACCTAAGTGAGAGTGAGGGCGTTACAACACTCGATATGTCTCACGGCTTAGGACTACACGGCATCCGAGAACGGGCGGCGCTGCTTAAAGGCTGGGTAACAGTTGAGTCTACACCGGGGATGGGCACTACGCTTTATGTGCATTTGCCGATTCCTGAATTGGATACGTCGACAGCTGATCTGGCCGGGGATCAGGACATCAGCACGAATTCCTCTGCAGACGACGGGTGA
- a CDS encoding PAS domain S-box protein, translating into MRRLLQRLPARLKFVLATTMLSGLSVGLFTAIVHYFDQSSSVGHRHFWSALISTMVGVVVLSFPLYHLLRRPLVSLAQAVIQATQDGAPRVRAMVSDSDEFSALMQNVNDLLAQIRQQDQLMQTYQEDLELQVGRRTQEVERQRDYVRNTLDSMMEALFSTGPSGVIQSTNKAATLITGYDATELTGRYLDTLFLSSDESKPADQWIHDIRNEGQVAQEERWLLTKNGERVPVLFSASGLQHDARQKEPGMVCLVLDITKRKQFEKELAAARDEALEANQLKSEFLATMSHEIRTPLNGILGLTALLQDTVLNEEQLEYVTSANLCGQSLLKIINDVLDFSKIEAGHMAIDTVDFNLLRVVEDVAEMLAGKALDKGYELVCSVNRDVPRWVQGDAGRLRQILTNLIGNAVKFTDEGVVMVHVSIEDEMPDAYTIRFEIKDTGIGISQDALSKLFESFSQADGSTTRQYGGTGLGLAISKSLCELMGGTIGAESSQGEGSVFWFTALLRKTEDEARRVDLSLSPFAGTGVLVVGTDDALRTALREKLEGWGMLVHEAQSAIEANVLLSDAKTRGEHYDISLVDISTQGANGPYWQDLLEPDQNSTGALALLAPVGQRPELSDENRTMVHGVLTKPIREQQLYDCLGKLRRLEPGDDKNSVLDAPE; encoded by the coding sequence ATGAGGCGCTTATTACAAAGACTGCCGGCACGGTTAAAATTCGTGTTGGCCACCACCATGCTCAGTGGTTTATCGGTCGGCTTATTCACGGCCATTGTCCACTATTTCGACCAATCTTCGTCAGTTGGCCACCGGCACTTTTGGTCCGCGCTGATTTCTACGATGGTGGGCGTGGTTGTCTTGTCCTTTCCGCTTTATCATCTCCTGAGACGTCCACTCGTTTCGCTTGCGCAGGCAGTCATTCAGGCTACCCAAGACGGTGCGCCGCGCGTTCGAGCGATGGTCAGCGATAGCGATGAGTTTTCGGCGTTGATGCAAAATGTAAATGATCTCTTGGCCCAAATCCGTCAGCAAGACCAACTTATGCAGACTTACCAGGAAGACCTCGAGCTCCAAGTTGGGCGACGGACCCAAGAAGTCGAACGGCAACGAGATTACGTCCGCAACACTCTCGATTCGATGATGGAGGCTCTCTTCTCCACTGGGCCAAGTGGCGTGATTCAATCAACAAACAAGGCCGCGACACTTATAACCGGGTATGACGCAACAGAACTGACTGGCCGTTATTTGGATACGTTGTTTTTATCCAGTGATGAATCTAAACCAGCCGACCAGTGGATTCATGACATTCGCAACGAAGGACAAGTTGCCCAGGAGGAACGCTGGCTGCTCACGAAGAACGGTGAACGTGTCCCCGTGTTGTTTTCCGCGTCAGGCCTGCAACACGATGCCAGGCAAAAGGAACCGGGCATGGTTTGTCTCGTTTTGGACATAACCAAGCGTAAGCAATTTGAGAAAGAACTTGCAGCGGCTCGGGACGAAGCACTGGAGGCCAATCAGCTCAAAAGCGAATTCCTTGCGACGATGAGTCATGAAATCCGAACACCTCTCAACGGAATACTAGGACTCACTGCCCTTCTTCAAGACACCGTGTTGAACGAAGAACAGCTCGAGTATGTCACGTCGGCAAATCTATGCGGTCAGTCCCTTTTAAAGATTATCAACGACGTGTTGGACTTCTCCAAAATCGAGGCCGGCCACATGGCAATTGACACGGTCGACTTCAATCTCCTGCGTGTTGTTGAGGACGTCGCTGAAATGTTGGCAGGAAAAGCGCTTGATAAAGGCTACGAGCTCGTATGCTCCGTTAATCGCGATGTGCCAAGATGGGTTCAAGGCGATGCTGGACGGCTCCGTCAGATCCTTACAAATCTTATCGGGAACGCGGTGAAGTTCACCGATGAGGGCGTCGTCATGGTTCACGTATCCATAGAAGACGAAATGCCGGACGCATACACTATCCGGTTCGAGATCAAGGACACCGGGATTGGTATCTCCCAAGACGCACTTTCAAAACTCTTTGAATCTTTCTCACAAGCCGATGGTTCCACGACTCGGCAGTACGGTGGGACCGGACTTGGTTTAGCCATATCTAAAAGTTTGTGCGAACTCATGGGCGGCACAATAGGTGCTGAGAGTAGTCAGGGTGAAGGTAGCGTCTTTTGGTTCACTGCCCTGCTTCGTAAAACCGAAGATGAAGCCAGGCGCGTTGACCTGAGCCTGTCACCCTTTGCCGGGACCGGAGTACTGGTCGTGGGAACTGACGATGCGCTTCGTACTGCACTTCGTGAAAAGCTGGAGGGCTGGGGAATGCTGGTTCACGAGGCTCAAAGCGCAATCGAGGCGAATGTACTCTTAAGTGATGCCAAAACCCGAGGTGAGCACTACGACATCAGCCTGGTCGATATCAGCACCCAGGGCGCAAATGGCCCATATTGGCAAGATTTGCTTGAACCGGACCAAAACTCTACCGGTGCCTTGGCGCTGCTCGCACCCGTTGGACAGCGGCCAGAGCTTAGTGATGAGAATCGGACCATGGTCCACGGCGTGTTAACAAAGCCGATACGCGAACAACAGCTCTATGACTGCCTTGGTAAGCTACGGCGCTTAGAACCAGGTGACGACAAGAACAGCGTGCTTGACGCGCCCGAGTGA
- a CDS encoding cytochrome C oxidase subunit II produces the protein MIEQLVDQVSSYASDIDGVIILIGWFCAVWFVLAEVVFFGFCFFFRRKEGKKALYVSGEQPNEKKWIFWPHIAVLVCDVFIIFAAVRVWVDVKQTLPPMEKEVRVTAQQWGWNFQHPGADGQLGEADCVSNKSCDDIMTTDTLYIQEGIVYHYHLRSKDVMHDFSVPAFRLKQDAIPGRVITGWFQAEKTGNYMIQCAEMCGIGHGLMPARIAIEPKAQHAAWIQERPETKLAAARIKATRELAKANTKNSEEIR, from the coding sequence ATGATTGAACAATTAGTCGATCAGGTCTCTAGCTACGCCAGCGACATTGATGGCGTCATTATTCTTATAGGCTGGTTCTGCGCAGTATGGTTTGTACTGGCAGAGGTGGTGTTTTTCGGATTCTGCTTCTTTTTTCGACGCAAAGAGGGCAAAAAGGCACTCTATGTGAGTGGTGAGCAGCCCAACGAAAAGAAGTGGATTTTCTGGCCCCACATCGCAGTTTTGGTTTGTGATGTATTCATCATTTTCGCTGCCGTTCGGGTTTGGGTCGACGTTAAGCAGACGTTACCGCCGATGGAAAAAGAAGTTCGCGTCACCGCACAGCAGTGGGGCTGGAACTTTCAGCACCCAGGTGCCGATGGCCAGCTTGGCGAGGCGGATTGCGTGAGCAATAAATCGTGCGACGATATCATGACCACAGACACGCTCTATATTCAGGAAGGCATCGTGTACCACTATCACCTGCGTTCCAAGGACGTCATGCACGACTTTTCAGTGCCGGCATTTCGTTTGAAGCAAGATGCTATACCGGGTCGTGTGATCACGGGCTGGTTCCAGGCTGAAAAAACGGGTAATTACATGATTCAATGCGCAGAAATGTGCGGCATTGGGCATGGCCTAATGCCGGCGCGTATTGCGATTGAGCCTAAAGCGCAGCATGCCGCATGGATTCAGGAACGCCCTGAGACCAAGCTCGCAGCAGCACGTATCAAAGCGACTCGTGAACTGGCCAAGGCTAACACGAAAAACTCCGAAGAAATTCGATAA
- a CDS encoding c-type cytochrome, whose amino-acid sequence MALNKQITGLLALILVTGLIGCEPGTPATSKERGEVLYGACVSCHMENGAGLATIGAPAIAGMSTWYVEAQLRKFKAGIRGYHHDDTEGMRMRPMARTLAHEADIVAVANYVASMKPIARHPTLEGGDAATGKMYYATCATCHGENAQGSMVQNAPSLVGLDDWYMLNQLKKFKGGLRGANPKDTTGAMMAPMAMTLADETAMKSVIAYIKTLKN is encoded by the coding sequence ATGGCTCTGAACAAGCAAATAACGGGTCTCCTGGCCCTGATTCTCGTAACCGGACTAATCGGCTGCGAACCCGGTACACCAGCAACCAGTAAAGAACGCGGTGAAGTTCTCTACGGAGCTTGTGTTTCATGTCACATGGAAAACGGCGCAGGTCTCGCGACCATTGGTGCTCCCGCTATCGCCGGGATGAGCACGTGGTACGTGGAAGCCCAGTTGCGTAAGTTTAAGGCTGGCATTCGAGGATACCACCACGACGACACTGAAGGCATGCGGATGCGACCGATGGCTCGCACTCTGGCTCACGAGGCCGACATTGTTGCAGTGGCCAATTACGTGGCCAGCATGAAGCCAATCGCAAGGCACCCAACTCTCGAAGGCGGGGACGCCGCCACTGGCAAGATGTACTACGCGACCTGCGCGACCTGTCATGGTGAAAACGCTCAAGGAAGCATGGTCCAAAACGCGCCGTCCTTGGTCGGACTTGATGATTGGTACATGCTCAATCAATTGAAGAAGTTTAAAGGTGGCCTTCGCGGAGCCAACCCGAAAGACACGACAGGTGCGATGATGGCACCGATGGCAATGACGCTTGCTGATGAAACGGCGATGAAGAGCGTTATTGCTTATATCAAAACGCTGAAGAATTAG
- a CDS encoding threonine aldolase, producing the protein MASSTRSLGSDNHSGIHPLILQAIIEANEGHAHSYGKDPWTLEADKVFRENFGQDTRTFYLFNGTATNVLCLDSLVRSHQSILCADTSHLWQDECGAPQRLIGCQVVPVASSDGKLTPTSLKAHLTRLGDQHASQPAAFSITQPTELGTVYSIEELKALGEFARDNRLFFHMDGARITNAAAALGVSLSETTFDVGIDALSFGGTKHGLLHAEAVVFRNSELAEGFRFRRKQAMQLPSKTRFIAAQFKAFLTNELWREIALHANEMASSLRAIASAYPEIGFPYSTDASCVFATLPKAWLKPLRKTRFFYVWEPQSMLVRWSMGFDTTIGDLEDFGAVLNDLRPAGR; encoded by the coding sequence ATGGCTTCATCAACGCGCAGTCTCGGTTCCGACAATCACAGTGGCATCCATCCTTTAATTCTTCAGGCTATCATCGAAGCCAATGAAGGCCACGCGCACAGCTACGGCAAAGATCCCTGGACCCTAGAAGCAGACAAAGTTTTTAGGGAGAATTTTGGTCAAGACACCCGTACCTTCTACCTCTTTAATGGGACCGCAACGAATGTGCTTTGCTTGGACAGCTTGGTGCGTTCCCATCAGAGCATACTCTGCGCCGACACCTCACATCTTTGGCAAGATGAATGTGGTGCCCCGCAAAGACTCATCGGCTGCCAGGTTGTACCTGTAGCGTCCAGCGATGGAAAACTGACGCCAACAAGCCTTAAGGCTCACTTAACCCGTCTCGGTGATCAGCATGCGAGTCAGCCTGCAGCCTTTTCCATTACTCAACCTACCGAGCTGGGTACGGTTTATTCAATCGAGGAGCTCAAGGCTCTGGGCGAATTTGCTCGTGACAATAGGCTCTTCTTTCATATGGATGGGGCTCGAATCACGAACGCGGCGGCCGCCTTGGGAGTATCTTTGTCCGAGACAACATTCGATGTGGGAATTGATGCGCTCTCTTTTGGTGGCACGAAGCACGGGTTACTTCATGCTGAGGCTGTTGTGTTTCGAAACAGTGAACTTGCCGAAGGTTTTCGCTTCCGACGTAAACAAGCCATGCAGCTGCCTTCCAAAACCAGATTCATTGCAGCTCAATTTAAAGCATTTTTGACGAACGAATTATGGCGCGAGATAGCACTGCACGCCAATGAGATGGCGTCCTCACTGCGGGCTATTGCATCCGCTTACCCAGAGATTGGTTTCCCGTATTCAACCGATGCATCATGCGTTTTCGCGACCCTACCGAAAGCGTGGCTCAAGCCACTCCGGAAAACCAGGTTCTTTTATGTGTGGGAACCGCAATCGATGCTGGTCCGCTGGAGCATGGGTTTCGATACAACGATAGGTGACCTTGAGGACTTTGGTGCTGTTCTAAACGACTTAAGGCCCGCTGGGCGGTAA
- a CDS encoding FAD-dependent oxidoreductase yields the protein HCISSDGFWELEDQPKRAILIGGGYIALELACALQGLGTETHLLVRSKLLSSFDQDIAEHLEATLIKTGLTIHRPVQINEVSKTETGTAVSFTDSDGNVTRLEADEAALVATGRHPNTENLGLGSAGVELGSRGEIKVSSNDETSCAGIYAVGDVTLRSMLTPVAIKSGRLLADRLYKGTETTMEYDNIPTAVFSQPPVGVVGLSEEAARAKYPDAVKVYRSEFGGLLFSPTPKERTMRCLMKLVVHQDTDKVLGCHMVGPDAAEIIQGFAAAMQAGATKADFDRTIAIHPSSAEEFVLMS from the coding sequence CACTGCATAAGCAGCGACGGTTTCTGGGAGCTTGAGGACCAGCCAAAACGCGCCATTCTTATCGGCGGCGGTTACATTGCACTTGAGCTTGCCTGCGCCCTTCAAGGCCTGGGCACGGAAACACACCTCTTAGTGCGCAGTAAGCTCCTCAGCTCCTTTGATCAGGATATTGCGGAACACCTTGAAGCCACGCTGATTAAAACAGGCCTCACAATTCATCGTCCTGTTCAAATCAATGAGGTGTCTAAAACTGAAACGGGCACGGCGGTTTCTTTTACCGACTCCGATGGAAATGTGACGCGCCTGGAGGCCGACGAAGCGGCACTGGTAGCAACAGGACGTCACCCAAACACTGAGAATTTAGGACTCGGATCCGCCGGTGTCGAACTCGGGTCACGGGGTGAGATAAAGGTGAGCTCAAACGACGAAACCTCATGCGCAGGCATCTATGCGGTTGGTGATGTAACGCTTCGCTCTATGTTAACGCCCGTGGCCATTAAGTCGGGCCGCCTCTTAGCCGACAGGCTCTACAAAGGCACAGAGACAACGATGGAGTACGATAATATTCCAACCGCGGTGTTCTCACAGCCTCCCGTTGGGGTCGTGGGACTTAGCGAAGAAGCTGCGCGCGCCAAGTATCCAGATGCTGTGAAGGTTTACCGCTCGGAGTTTGGTGGGTTACTTTTTTCACCGACACCCAAGGAACGGACGATGCGTTGTCTGATGAAATTGGTAGTGCATCAAGACACAGACAAGGTGCTGGGATGCCACATGGTTGGACCCGATGCAGCTGAGATCATTCAAGGTTTCGCTGCAGCAATGCAGGCCGGAGCTACCAAGGCAGATTTCGACCGCACCATTGCGATTCACCCGTCGTCTGCAGAGGAATTCGTGCTGATGTCCTGA